A region from the Diorhabda sublineata isolate icDioSubl1.1 chromosome X, icDioSubl1.1, whole genome shotgun sequence genome encodes:
- the LOC130451620 gene encoding NPC intracellular cholesterol transporter 2-like gives MAARKVIFSVLCLVIYFTCLVSSANIRDCGSKDGSIIKVDIEGCDNEARCPLVRGQNATLTATFKSNVTSNTLKAVVYGKLSFIKSKFPLPDPNACDLGVNCPLGPGQTNTYIVSIYVKENYPTLSVDIELHLRDDSGRDVICALIPAAVVAAIVDEDNGQQLK, from the exons ATGGCTGCTCGAAAAGTGATCTTTAGTGTTTTATGTTTAGTGATTTATTTCACATGTTTGGTATCTTCGGCTAACATTAGGGATTGTG GATCGAAAGATGGATCGATAATTAAAGTTGATATAGAGGGCTGTGATAATGAAGCACGGTGTCCACTAGTCAGAGGCCAAAATGCAACATTGACAGCCACATTTAAATcaa ATGTTACTTCAAATACACTCAAGGCAGTAGTATACGGAAAGTTGTCAtttataaaatctaaatttCCCCTACCAGATCCAAATGCCTGTGATTTGGGAGTCAATTGTCCTTTGGGTCCGGGGCAAACTAATACATATATTGTGTCAATTTACGTAAAGGAAAATTATCCTACA cTAAGTGTTGATATTGAACTTCACTTAAGAGATGACTCAGGACGAGATGTCATATGTGCCCTTATTCCAGCGGCAGTCGTTGCAGCAATAGTAGACGAAGATAATGGGCAGCAGCTAAAATGA